One region of Flavobacterium sp. GSB-24 genomic DNA includes:
- a CDS encoding ankyrin repeat domain-containing protein → MQTQNQIENFLFQGKFDEARESLNNGETFNEQYLKNNFSQIAAKIIDAKEIDFIEKLIKAGFIETDIYELDSFDKSIFAPLALYLKDDEESLAFFKELMSKMDNINDEISDKTLLGYLFEKGATPKVIKILIDDFGANTQYKNNAGENFIYIVLNTYSTDTEKTKEYIAVLLENGVDINEKNIVGKTPLMCAVKRSKKDFVPFLLENGADANETDNINNTAFYYAVAEQFSYDMYDALAAVSSPDFNIVNKDGRTLFTNFISSVSGSPSDIKFLERLLADGADVNFCAQYYGQPKSGIDFIVEKKSDILKSVLENVSLDINEQDNQGNTILHKVCAYNVNYDAEMAKETYRKVKLLLEQGADISITNDKDETALMLASGDNLKIKTVELLMKS, encoded by the coding sequence ATGCAGACACAAAACCAGATTGAAAATTTCCTTTTTCAGGGAAAATTTGACGAGGCCAGAGAATCCTTAAATAACGGCGAAACCTTTAATGAACAATATCTTAAAAACAATTTTTCGCAAATAGCAGCAAAGATTATTGACGCCAAAGAAATTGATTTTATTGAAAAACTTATCAAAGCCGGTTTTATTGAAACGGATATTTACGAATTGGACAGTTTCGACAAATCGATTTTTGCTCCTTTGGCACTTTATCTCAAAGACGATGAAGAATCACTGGCTTTTTTCAAAGAATTGATGTCAAAAATGGATAATATCAATGATGAAATCAGCGATAAAACTTTACTTGGATATCTCTTTGAAAAAGGTGCTACGCCAAAAGTCATAAAAATACTTATTGATGACTTTGGAGCGAATACGCAATATAAAAATAATGCCGGAGAAAATTTCATTTACATCGTTCTGAATACCTACAGCACAGATACAGAGAAGACTAAAGAATATATTGCCGTCCTTTTGGAAAATGGTGTCGATATCAACGAAAAAAACATTGTGGGAAAAACGCCTTTAATGTGCGCGGTTAAAAGAAGCAAAAAGGATTTTGTTCCTTTCTTACTAGAAAATGGAGCCGATGCCAACGAAACCGATAACATCAACAATACTGCCTTTTATTACGCGGTTGCCGAACAGTTTTCGTATGATATGTACGATGCACTAGCAGCAGTTTCTTCACCTGATTTTAATATTGTCAACAAAGACGGGCGAACCTTATTCACTAATTTTATAAGTTCTGTTTCAGGATCTCCAAGCGATATTAAATTTTTGGAAAGATTGTTAGCTGATGGTGCCGATGTCAATTTCTGCGCGCAATATTACGGTCAGCCAAAATCGGGAATTGATTTTATTGTCGAAAAGAAATCGGATATTTTAAAATCGGTTTTAGAAAATGTTTCATTGGATATAAATGAACAGGACAATCAGGGAAACACCATTTTGCATAAAGTCTGCGCCTACAATGTGAACTATGATGCCGAAATGGCTAAAGAAACCTATCGAAAAGTAAAATTATTATTAGAGCAAGGCGCCGATATTTCTATTACCAATGACAAAGATGAAACCGCTTTAATGCTGGCTTCTGGAGATAATTTGAAAATTAAAACGGTCGAGCTTTTAATGAAATCATAA
- a CDS encoding efflux RND transporter periplasmic adaptor subunit translates to MQAPFVTVKSEDVPIYKDFAGQTFGDLDIELIARVDGILTGIHFKEGQRVKKGQLLYTIDPLEYDTKVEQVRGQVAASQSALANADEELKRIRPLAEMNAVSKRELDAAVAKEKAARSNYSSMLASLKNQQIERSYANIKSPIDGVIGLSNARLGDYITKVGNASKLNTVSKLEKVRVQFTVSESDYLRYQKQVKAGERITDLQLILSDGSTHPYKGSLNFSDTKIDPTTGTVTIEAQFPNPDGTLRSGQFAKVRVLLRTQKDAIVVPQKAVTEIQGLFQVSIIDNKNTIQTRMVEVGQKIGVDWIITKGLKANEKVAIIGNQFIQPGSTVVPVPYVADKDKKQIASSLND, encoded by the coding sequence ATGCAGGCTCCGTTTGTAACGGTCAAGAGTGAAGATGTGCCCATTTATAAAGATTTTGCCGGGCAGACTTTTGGAGATTTAGACATTGAATTAATCGCAAGAGTTGACGGAATTCTAACTGGAATTCACTTTAAAGAAGGACAACGGGTTAAAAAAGGGCAACTCCTCTACACCATAGATCCGCTGGAATATGACACAAAAGTAGAACAAGTCCGCGGACAAGTTGCGGCATCACAAAGTGCACTAGCCAATGCTGACGAAGAATTAAAACGAATTCGACCGCTCGCTGAAATGAATGCCGTGAGTAAACGCGAATTGGATGCGGCTGTAGCCAAAGAAAAAGCGGCACGTTCTAATTATTCGAGCATGCTGGCAAGTTTAAAAAACCAGCAGATTGAGCGAAGCTACGCTAATATAAAATCTCCCATTGACGGTGTGATCGGGCTTTCGAACGCTAGATTAGGTGATTATATTACCAAAGTCGGTAATGCCTCAAAACTCAATACTGTTTCAAAATTAGAAAAAGTAAGAGTACAATTCACTGTGAGTGAATCTGATTATTTAAGATATCAAAAGCAGGTCAAAGCTGGAGAACGTATCACAGATTTACAACTCATACTTTCTGACGGAAGCACCCATCCGTACAAAGGAAGCTTGAACTTCTCAGACACTAAAATCGATCCCACTACAGGAACCGTAACTATTGAAGCACAATTTCCAAATCCAGACGGTACTTTACGTTCTGGTCAATTTGCAAAAGTTCGTGTCTTACTCAGAACACAAAAAGATGCCATTGTCGTGCCACAAAAAGCGGTTACCGAAATTCAGGGGCTTTTTCAGGTTTCCATTATTGATAACAAAAACACCATTCAAACCCGAATGGTCGAAGTGGGTCAGAAAATTGGTGTCGATTGGATTATTACCAAAGGTTTAAAAGCCAACGAAAAAGTCGCCATTATTGGCAATCAGTTTATTCAGCCTGGATCGACAGTTGTTCCAGTTCCCTATGTCGCAGATAAAGATAAAAAGCAGATTGCATCATCTCTAAACGACTAG
- a CDS encoding ankyrin repeat domain-containing protein, translating into MSMSFIIACENGNRKIAELLLQNKEVDVKYTDEKGRTALHYAAHRGYLDIVKILAEDGADINYEDHQGETPLFFACLQKQKQTALYLLENGAEITKNDKYGNSLLHLVAQTAQIEIATKLLEAGADVNLLNNNGETPLLLASAKLNREIIQLLLDKGADINVTDKQGNTPLIYACYTKSIPMVTLLLDNGAGINHVNHSGENALLIACYETNRMLAKLLVERGADVFTSNNNGYSPIWYACANNQKEIVSLFLENGVDVNYSKPLASDTSSMNDYLDWIVSATNISNESSFTLNNSYTYGGESLLHVATKKGNLSMVKLLIEAGANINIQDESGNTPLHYSAANGKKDVVKYLLDNKADASIVNVKEQKAIDYSNVKGFNEITELILKYAPSGTVVTPIHKEEPQKSDSGNSMEGKKKALLDLKELLDAGILTLEEFETEKTKILKG; encoded by the coding sequence ATGTCAATGTCATTTATAATTGCCTGTGAAAACGGCAATAGAAAAATAGCCGAATTACTGCTTCAGAATAAAGAAGTAGATGTAAAATATACAGACGAAAAAGGCAGAACTGCTCTTCATTATGCCGCACACAGAGGTTATCTGGATATTGTGAAAATCTTGGCCGAAGACGGAGCCGATATTAATTACGAAGATCATCAGGGAGAAACGCCTTTATTTTTTGCCTGCCTTCAAAAACAGAAACAGACGGCTTTGTATCTGTTGGAAAATGGTGCGGAAATTACCAAAAATGATAAATACGGAAATAGTCTGTTACACTTAGTTGCTCAGACCGCTCAAATCGAAATTGCAACAAAGTTGCTTGAAGCCGGAGCAGATGTTAATTTACTGAATAACAATGGAGAAACTCCGCTATTATTAGCTTCTGCAAAACTAAACAGAGAAATTATTCAGCTGCTTTTAGACAAAGGAGCCGATATAAATGTAACCGATAAACAAGGAAATACGCCTTTGATTTATGCTTGTTACACCAAATCAATCCCGATGGTGACTTTACTTCTTGACAATGGCGCAGGCATCAATCACGTAAATCATTCGGGCGAAAATGCGCTTTTAATTGCGTGTTATGAAACCAATAGAATGCTCGCCAAATTATTAGTAGAAAGAGGCGCCGATGTTTTCACATCCAACAATAATGGCTATTCTCCTATTTGGTATGCTTGCGCGAATAATCAAAAGGAAATTGTGTCTTTATTTTTAGAAAATGGTGTTGATGTGAATTACAGCAAACCTTTGGCAAGCGATACTTCTTCAATGAATGATTATTTGGATTGGATTGTAAGCGCAACCAATATTTCTAACGAATCTAGTTTTACGCTTAACAATTCTTATACCTATGGCGGAGAAAGTCTTTTGCACGTTGCAACCAAAAAAGGCAATCTAAGCATGGTAAAACTGCTTATTGAAGCTGGAGCCAATATCAATATTCAGGACGAATCTGGAAACACGCCTTTACATTACAGCGCAGCAAACGGAAAGAAAGATGTCGTAAAATATTTATTGGATAATAAAGCCGATGCTTCAATCGTCAATGTAAAAGAGCAAAAAGCGATCGATTACTCGAATGTAAAAGGCTTTAATGAAATTACAGAATTGATTTTAAAATATGCTCCTTCGGGAACTGTAGTAACACCAATTCACAAAGAAGAACCGCAAAAATCAGATTCAGGAAATTCAATGGAAGGCAAGAAAAAGGCATTATTAGACTTGAAAGAGCTTTTGGATGCCGGAATTTTAACTTTGGAAGAATTTGAAACAGAGAAAACTAAAATTTTAAAAGGATAA
- a CDS encoding rhodanese-related sulfurtransferase, with translation MQLYNTLSAEERAIMIDDAGKQRLTLSFYAYAKIEDPKKFRDDLFLAWNKLDALGRIYVAHEGINAQMSIPEENLEAFRATLEVYDFMKGIRLNEAVEHDDHSFLKLTIKVRHKIVADGLNDETFDVTNIGVHLKAKEFNEILDDPNTIVVDFRNHYESEVGHFKNAITPDVETFRESLPIINEQLQDHKEDKNLVMYCTGGIRCEKASAYFKHQGFKNVFQLEGGIINYAKQLKEEGLESKFIGKNFVFDNRLGERITDDIISQCHQCGKPCDNHTNCENDGCHLLFIQCDECKAAMENCCSTECLEIIHMPLVDQVRLRTGKQVGNKVFRKGKSENLKFKHSGELPETALATAQKQADIRQKVKVKKVLLGKAEHYYVKAQVAQFAIENQELNAGDKILISGPTTGNQEMTLEKLIVNGAETQTAKIGDKVTFEVPFRIRLSDKLYKILN, from the coding sequence ATGCAACTGTACAACACTTTGAGCGCAGAAGAAAGAGCCATCATGATCGATGATGCGGGTAAACAACGACTAACGTTGTCTTTCTATGCGTATGCCAAAATTGAAGATCCCAAAAAATTTCGCGATGATTTATTTTTAGCCTGGAATAAGCTTGATGCTTTAGGCCGAATTTATGTTGCACATGAAGGAATAAATGCTCAAATGAGTATTCCTGAAGAAAATTTGGAAGCTTTTAGAGCAACTCTTGAAGTTTATGATTTCATGAAAGGCATTCGTTTGAATGAAGCCGTAGAACACGATGATCATTCCTTTTTGAAATTAACTATTAAAGTGCGTCATAAAATCGTTGCTGACGGTTTGAACGATGAAACTTTTGATGTAACCAATATTGGCGTTCACCTGAAAGCCAAAGAATTCAACGAAATCCTTGATGATCCGAATACAATTGTAGTTGATTTTAGAAATCATTACGAAAGTGAAGTAGGACATTTTAAAAACGCTATTACTCCAGATGTTGAAACATTTAGAGAAAGTTTGCCTATAATCAACGAACAGCTTCAAGACCATAAAGAAGATAAAAATCTGGTAATGTACTGCACTGGAGGAATTCGCTGCGAAAAAGCAAGTGCTTATTTCAAACACCAAGGTTTTAAAAATGTATTTCAATTAGAAGGGGGAATTATTAATTACGCTAAACAATTGAAAGAAGAAGGTTTAGAAAGTAAATTCATTGGGAAAAACTTCGTATTTGATAATCGTCTTGGCGAAAGAATTACAGATGATATTATCTCACAATGTCACCAATGCGGAAAACCTTGCGACAATCACACGAATTGTGAAAACGACGGATGTCATTTGTTGTTTATTCAATGTGATGAATGTAAAGCGGCAATGGAAAACTGCTGTTCTACAGAATGTTTAGAAATCATTCATATGCCTTTGGTGGACCAAGTTCGTTTGAGAACTGGAAAACAAGTTGGAAACAAAGTGTTTAGAAAAGGAAAATCAGAGAATCTAAAATTTAAACATTCAGGCGAATTGCCAGAAACTGCTTTGGCAACTGCCCAAAAACAAGCGGATATTCGTCAGAAAGTAAAAGTAAAAAAAGTACTTCTTGGAAAAGCAGAACATTATTATGTAAAAGCTCAAGTGGCTCAATTTGCTATCGAAAATCAAGAATTAAATGCTGGCGATAAAATCTTAATTTCTGGTCCAACAACTGGAAATCAGGAAATGACTTTAGAAAAACTAATTGTAAACGGTGCAGAAACTCAAACTGCTAAAATTGGGGATAAAGTTACTTTTGAAGTTCCATTCCGTATTCGTTTATCAGATAAATTATATAAGATTTTAAATTAG